The nucleotide sequence GTTAGCTGCCCATGTAGTAGAAGACATAATCCAATAATTGGTTAGGACATGCAATTCAAGTCGTTATCGTGCATCCATGTCATATCCTACTACTTCCTACAATTAATAATTATTGTGAGGGACGTACATGCACCGTTGAAGAAAATTCCCtagatatttattaattattcatGCATATTCACGTTACATGTATATAAATAAGTCTCTCTTCCTTGATATACTTATAATTACCTTAAGATTAGAGAATGGCTTTTACAAATATCCGATTTCTGACTTTCATGCTTCTGATCACATCCATGTTGGTCCCATGTAGTTTTGCTAATGCCAATGGCACCAAAAAACAAGATGTCACCCAGAAACCGAATTTAAATGATATACTTTTTTCCAACAATATTGGTGTTCAAGGCCTTGTTTACTGTAAATCTGGCTCTAAACTCATCCCACTTGAAGGTATACTCTCTCAATATCATTAATCGTGtgtttaaagtattttttcagtcctttttttattaaagggataagtttttttttttctttttttctaaaacCCGTAATAATGTTTTAGTAAgattataactattttttttgtaagttttaaaattaaaaccatttaaactaaTAGAGGGCCCACTTTTAACATTTTCATAATGTTTACTTaagatattttagaaaatccttttattaaaaaaacaattagctttaaaaaatgaaaagggtTCCACAAAAACTTTAACATGAAAAGCTAATTCtagttttttcaaaatctattttttctaGAAATGTAATAACcataaaaatcatttcttttgaaaaagtGATTTCGATGATAGTAAAAAACAGAAAttagcttcaattttttttttaaatctctaaAAGAATCTATGttatgtttaaactttaaaacattattttttatttttttaaaattcaagacAAACACACTAATAATCGACTTTGttcattatttctttttcaattgatAATATGACTCGTACGTTTAGTCTTTCCTGAGATAATATATAGGGTCGGATATGAGTCTCTTGAAGATACCAACTAAGTTGCGATGTCTAAGTTTTCCTTGATGTTTAACCACACTcgttcattaaaataaatttaatttatatattgataaaaataatattctctttcacaaatttattgatcaaaaaaACATATTCGTGTATAGGGGCCGTTACAAGGATAGAATGCGAAGCTGCCGATGAATATGGCTTTGAAACAAAACCATTCTCTTTCTTAAATGATGCAACCAATGCAAAGGGCTATTTCCTTGCAACATTGTTTCAACAAGAACTGGTTGCAGAAAAACGGGTGCTGAAGGAGTGTAGGGTATTCCTTGAAGCTTCTCCTTTGAACAACTGCAACTATCCCACTGATTTTAACAAAGGAATTAGTGGTGCTGAACTTCATTCCTATCACTTCCTCCATGACAATAAGATGAATTTGTATACCGTGGGACCTTTTGTTTTCACCTCAACACCCAAATCAATCTCTAATGGGTATTAGATGATTCGAAACTCTTAGCCCCatgatgatttttttccttttctagtTCTAAATGTCTTTGATTTGATGATTGTTTTCCATTTTGTATCATCCAGATTCTAGTATATAGGAAAAAGTTATGTAACTTCTATCTACAAAGTGAGAACAAATGTTCATTATGAAGAATAAAAGTCTTGAAAACGctcttttgatttgatttgatgattgtTTTCCATTTTGCATCATCTAAATATATAGGAAAAAGTTCTGTAACTTCTATCTTATaagtgagagagaaaaaatatcattatgaagaataaaaatgttaaaacacTCTTTTTGAACATAGACTCTAACATTCATACTTTCTTATTTAATGAAACTATAGTGTAAATCTTAGGCTTAATAGCAATTTTGGCTCCCTAAGTATCAGGAAGTTGCGAGTTTGAcccataacaaaataaaatacaatcaagCCCCCTAAGTACCGCCCCTTttacagttttggccccccggactaattttgaccaagtcaatgctGACGTGGACGCCACCTgtgtaacttttttatttttattttttaattattaaaaatatattattttttagtttaaaaaaataaaagtatattaaaaaaaaaaccacacaCGTGGCGTCTACGTCagcattgacttggtcaaaattggtctggggccaaaactgcaaaaaggGCAGTACTTAGGGGGCtggattgtattttattttattaggagGCCAAATTCGCAACTTCCTGatacttaggggaccaaaactACTGTTAAGCCTAAATCTTTACAATTTAAGTGGAATATATAGATTATCGGATAAaacattataatttttcatattagCTTTACTTAATAAAAGAATGGGTTTTATAATgaactttgaaaataaaatgtttcCATTGAACTCatttctctcaacaaaaaaaaaaacattgaaatcaTCCGTGACAAAACGATGAATTCATATAAGGGGGACatttgaaattttattggataaaatcaaTGTAAATCTCATTATTTTACGTGGGTTTGTTATTCATGGAATTTCTTCGTATTTGAGTATGAATAACAAACCCAAAAAAGAGtaggaaaacaaattaaaaaagaaaaaaaattatggataaCCAATTAGAATAATTATCAATAAAGAAAAGCTTTCCTTAGACGAGATATGCAActtggaggaaaaaaaaaatctagtataCTATACTCCCATTGGTCTCAAATAtatacaacaaaacaaaaaaattaaaagttttaaatattataagcaaaagtcTACTTCAATTGGTTTCCTTAATAAGTGCTTTAAAAATGCTCTTaaaacacttgttagcaagacccttatatttaatatctttatttcaattttacctcTAAATTAAATATccatacattttttaaattcactAATAAATGTAGTATTCTACACTTCTCAAGAAGGGTATAAttagaaattatgttttttttcttctaatcaaTTAATATACTTAACTCATTTTCTTCGACGATGTTTGTTTCCTCCTTACATACCAAGACCAAGTACTCCAAACTTATCTATAATAAGGTTTGGTTTTGTGAAACAAGCCTTAGTTTGATTTGgctatttgaaattatatttttttaaacaatgttATCAACTAGTCTCTTTATCACATTTAGTcttattgattaaaaattaaatggatcTCACTATTTTGAAAATATGCCCAACTATAATATATAGATTTCTACGGTTGTCACTGTTGGGTTCAAGTGACTAAGGGTCGCGTTGATTATGAATGAGGtttaatgttaaatatataaaatgtgaCCTATATTTTAAACAGCTTAAGGTTTTGGATAGAGATATGAAGTCTCTCTTGTGGTATTGAAACATTAATTGACTTGTTGTCTACGACGCTCATCAATATTTCTTCAACAGATAGTATCGGAGTCAGATTCAAGTTGATGGGAGAGAAGGAGTGGGATTCTTGTCTTTGGATCAAGTATGGAAATGTAGTATCCTCAATCCCTTGCTCTGTTTGCTGGCCTCTTAGGCGTTATTCTACTCGACGTTGTTTGGTGTTCATCCAGTTTTGTCCTTTTGGTTGTCATTCGACATgtttctttttgtatttttatactCGATTTCTCTCCTTATTTGATTCATCTTGTATCATCTCAAATACTTCTTGCACTTTGGTCTTTCTATTAGCTAATATATATAcgtttccattaaaaaaaatacttaaaaggAGAGAGTGTGGGATGCAAATATGAGTAATTAATCTATCCAAGTTTTGCCGAAGGAACAACCCCATTTTTTACCTTGAATTGGTCAAAATACGTGGACTTTCTTACTTTTCATGGAGGATTAGATCCACTAACTCGGGGTCTATGGCTGATTGATATTGCACATCATCATTTAGCTATTGTAATTCTTTTTCGCATTGCCGGTCATTGACTATGAAATTATAAGATATGAgacttcctaaaaaaaaaacaaactcgTATTGAAAATGTCTTAGGAGCCGTTTGATGGCATGATAAGTTAAAAGTAGGCTTAAATGCAGTTTTCCCATCTTATGTTTCAAAacgttgcgattttgaccctctaataaaaaatatatatttttgcctTATAtatttagggaaatatgctcttttgaccctctaactttacagaaatatgatattttgaCCCTCCATCTTTAGACAAATAAGCTCTTCTGTCTATATCACGTGCATGTCAAACACATGCTATcttcgttcctttttaagtgtctttttaggatgagtttttctttcctatttaagtgtctttttagtattttaagggtatgatttttcaattataccctttgtcaattactcttatctttttcaataactaATTAATACAATCTATTtggaaaaataaagtttattttttttaaacaaagtttgtttcttgttatcttcaaatttaaacaaaattttgttacaaacACTGATTCTAAGagagttaaaattctataaataagatgaaTAACAATTGTTGAATATTTCaaatgcaaagtaaaagaacagaagaaaaataaaagacttcATGAATgttcaaaatgaagaaaaatggaaGACTCATTAGAGCGGAGGGAGATTGTTGGTTACAAGAGAAAGATAACATATAAAATTTATTCGAAAGATAAAGTGTGTGCAAAAAAGTAGGAATTTATTCGTGGATTAAAATGAGAatataataggaagaaaattTGCAAAAGTACACATCGCTATTTTGATagtaattttctaaaaatacacTTAAAAATGAACGGATAGAGTATATGATACGTCTGTTTTGTCTATATCATATCATTGTCTTGTTTTATATCTTATcatatcttcatcatattttgcGCACAAACAAACGCTTGTAGTTTTGGAGACCTCTCTTGTGGTCCTTAAGAATTTGCTTGTTGTTGCGCCCAACACTCGCTATGTTCCTCAACAGTCGTCACCCgttcaatatattttatatgaaaaaattccaatttaaaGACACAATTATTATGTATAGTTAATGGtatttcattcaatttaaaGAAATGTTGCATTCATAAATCTcaaaattactattataaacTCCCTACGTCCCAACTCATACGTCGCTTTCacaaaaaatttgtcccaattTATATGACGCTTTGCAAtaccaataaaatattaatgttactttttctattatattcttaatgatgatttattacttattttctttcaattatttaattttatctatttCATATCATTTACTAAGGACAATTTTCTAAAACAAcccataatatatatttttcacacGATATTGATTAGATTTCTTAATACATGTGAAATGCCTAAATCATCATATAATTTTTGACAGAGGGAGTATGATTAAAgtaaagttctttttttttttttgtggtcggagttcgaaccccaaaccttgcatattttatgcattatccataccaacttagctaagctcacgagaacaaaGCATAGTTATTTATTTGACAATAAACTTCATACAATAATAACATTTGTAtatgtttataaatatatttaaaaggtATGATATGGGAAtattattttaactaaaaatcatttgaatgataacaaataattatttaatattttctgtaaaaaaattaatattcaaaaattTTATGGGAATATATCAATTTGTTcaaacaataattttaatttttatcaaatatttcaaCTTTAATATGGTAGTTttttaccacaaaaaaaaatggtagtttgTTTGCCAATAActattttctataataataacTCTAATTTTGTCGCCcttaaaaagttttattttatatgttatgAGCAAGGATATGGACCGCAATGATTGCAAGGATATGGATCATAAATAGTTACTTTAGTCCCCGATTCTGCATCTCGCTATCACAAAGGTCCATGTTCCTTGACCTTTATGACAACAAGATGCATAGTTAGGCACCAAAGTGACCATTTATCCAATGACCAATATTAATatgttaaatattatgttagtattttattttatttttctaggaatttaatatctttaattctttaatccCTTAACTCAAAACCGTCGAGTTACTCAACCGAAGTAAATAATTTTGATactaaacaataaatttaagtgTCTAATAGGTTTTCCAAAAGCATTTTACACGTTATTAATTAACTTTATACCGGATGGAGTATCGTTGAAACAATACCTcacattgaaaatgaaaatgattttattaatatttattatgacTCATTGACTAGCTTTGTTTCCTATCTCTTCgttaatattcattcattcatgcacaTGACCCTTCATCTTTGTCAAGCATCATGAGTCAAGGAATGAAGTGGCATCGTAACATGGAAGATGAAAGAATTAGAATGGGAACCAACCacaaaaagaagaacaaaaaccGCAACAAAAGTGATGGCGGCGGCGGTGGAGGAAATATCGTCGGACTTGCCCTTGCAGTTGTAGGTTTTATAGCTGTTGTCTCTTTGTCATTAATCAACAAGAACAGGAAAAAGGGTTCTGAGTCAAATCCCAAACCAAAACCTCAAAAAGCATCATTGGACAAAAAATGTAAGAGCCATGAAGATCATGAAATTGAAACCAAACAAGGTCTTGATGCTCTTGTTCAACCTTCATgttcaataacaacaaccaaAGGAGATTCTGCACCATGGTAACATTAACCTAACTGTTTGTTTTATATATGCTGTCCTGTTTTTTCTTGATAGATTTTTCCTCGGtttattaatacttattttaccgacaaatgttagtatatcagttgttattttattattttctcatTAGTTAAGATTTCACTAAAATTTGAACCAGTCTTTCACTCACTTTCCTCAATATATTAGTAGTTAACATTGTGTACTTGCAACAGTAATGTGACAACCGATACGAAAAGCATTAATCACACTCTTATTCAGGTGATTTACAGTAATAAGTTATTCCTATTTTGATGACCATTTTACAACTTTGACTATGTTAGTTAGAAATAAGTTGGATAAATTGTTCCAATTTGATTTATTTCAGGAGGAGAAAATTGGTATTGTCCCTAATATTAACACCATCACAGAAGTGGTTTCCACAATCTCTTTTCAAGAGGAAATTGTGCTATCCGATGATTCCAATTCGGAAAGTGCTGCGTCATCACATGATAGCAGAATTGATGAAGAATGTTTGGCATCATTAGGAGCAGAAAAAGTTGAAGATAATGTGGTTTCAGATattgttgaagaaaaatattgttcatCCGAAACAATACTAAATGGAGCGGAAATTGGTATTCGGAATGAAGAACATGTAGAAGCCGAAACAGAAACTGAAGTCACCAATGATGGTGTGAATGTTAAACCTGAAATAACTTCTGATGAAAAAGGAAAATCATCCATGGAGGTGAATGATCAACATCAACCGATATCGGTATCAGACTCATTTCAGTTGACAACTTTGCTTATGTTGTTACCAGGGTTGATCTTGCTTCTAGTTCTACTTTTGCTTATGTATCTTACACAAAAAGTTTCTTTTCTGCAATAGtcctttaatatattttcttttctgcATTGCTTCTTGTTCTACTTTTGCTTATGTATCTTACACAAAAAGTTGCTTATGATTTTCAAACCAACTTGtcaataattttcttttgcttttggcTTCCATTTGACTTGAATCATTTTGTTGAATGAGGTTATTGAGTAGTATTATCATTTATAAACTTGTATGCTTCTATGAATACAAAACTACAAATTCAAGAAATAGTTACGCTTCAATTACATTACTCATGTTTAGGTGTTTTAGCTTTTATTGTTGAGTCACTTTCCTTTGTAGAGAcattaacaataacaacaaaattcaatataAGAGGAATAATAATGAATTGATCCATATCTATGATTTGAAGAGATTAGAAGGCAATAACAAGCTATTATAATGAGGATGACATCAACAACACCTCTCTGAAGATACAAAAGCTATAATACAGTTGCAATTCAGCAGAGTGTGGAATGTACATACTTACATCAAATAGCTAGCCTCATACACATATTTATACTATTATACATGTATATAAGCTGGGAATCAAGTGGTAATTAATAATAACCACCAATCAATTAATTATATGTCAATAAGTAGTTAcaattaaaatgtcaaaatgtttTTTATGATACACAAGCTGCTGGGTTGAGTTTCCCTCCAAAAATAGCTTTTGCATTGATACAAGAGTTTGCAAAAGGTATACTTTTTTGAGGACCTACATAAGTCAATTCAACATCTGCTACCTCAATATTTTCACATGGATTCTTTGAGCTGCATTGCAATGACACCGGAATGTTTGAGACTGTTGTTCCTTTTATCCTACGGAAATGAGCATCACTGATCTTCCACACCGAAGTTGAAGGCTACTCACAAACAAGTACACACATTAATAAGAATTTTTGGAAACTTGTTAAATGCTAGCAAAATGATAAACTATAGGAGGTTTCAATTGTTAATTTGCTTACCACTCTCTCTTTTTTGCCATAACTCTGGTCAATAACAATGGGATTCTGGACATCCTTCATGATCAAGTCTTCATAAACAATGTTTTTTGCCTCAGCCGGTGCTGTTCCAATCCAGGTTTTAATTCTAGCACCATTGGTTGAGCCTATGAACGTGCAATTTTTGACTGAAACACCATTCACAGTTTTTTCCTCTGGCCTCTTACCAAGACTTCCAACACTAATACCGTGACCAGGACCACATGTAATGCCACTAATAGTGATGTTGGATGTGCTATGTCCAACAGAAATACAATCATCACCTGTTGCGATGACGCTGTTAGTGACAGTAATGAAGTCGCTGGAGCTAATGTGCATGCCATCGGTGTTTGGACTGTTTCCTGGAGCTGTTATGTGGAGGTTAGTAAATGAAATGTTGCTGCAACCATGTAGATGGAAGTGGAACTGCATGCTGTTCAATGATGTCACGTCTTGCACGATTGCATTTTTAATCTTATCGAATTTCAAAGACTGCACACATAGGTATAAAATTGTCACATGTAAATAAAACGCAACAAATTGTATTTGTGACTTATAAAAAATGTTACagttaaacatattttaaattgaCATTACATATCAATTAACACTtaattcaatattatttatgtAATGATTGATGAAATGAAATCCTTACAGAAGGGAGGGAAGCACAATTTCCCTTGTTCTGCTTGCAATCATTCAACGGCCAACTAATGCTTCCTTGGCCATCAAAAACTCCACTGCCTTTCAACACCAAGCCATCAATGTTTTCAAATTGGAACCATTCTGGACTATAATACTCAGATAAATCTGTTGTGGCTTGAGCTTTTCCTACAATTTCAACAGTTATGGGCTTTGGACTTGTGCATGGCCCTGCAAAAAGAGTTTGCCCAGTGACGAACGTTCCCGCTGGAATCAAAACTGTTGCTGGTACGGTACTGGTTTTGCATGCTGCCTGCCATGCAGCCCTAATTTTCTGCATAATATAATACCAtagttaattattatatattcataCCCAAAGTTTAGGaagacaattaaatttaaaataaaattaactcaCTTCAACATTGTCGGTTTTTCCATCAGCAACAGCACCGAATTTTGTGACATCATAAATTCCTCCTGCACTACCATTATCAAGGAGGCTACGACCCGATGCACCTATCACGCTAATGAAAAGAATGCCTAAGATAAAAAAGTTTGTTGTCGTAGCCATATTGGTGGTGATATTTATTAATTCCCAGCTTGAAACCTTGATTAAACAAAatgtttaagattttaaaatgcagttttttttatgatgttgtgGTTGCTCATATGGCAACCTATAACTGCAATTTAGAAACCCTTCACCAATTTGGATGACTCAATTACATGTGACTTGAAGAATGGTATTTATACAAGAGAATTATAGATCATACTCTCCCTATGAAGTCTATTTTTGGTCATCATTTTCCTATTAATTAATCTGGATATTAATGGAAGTTTTTTGATTTTAGATTGTCtaaatttagtattattttcCTCTACATTTGGCTTATACAATTATAGCTTATGTTCTTAACCCTTAATTTGTAACCGAATTTTGAAAAGTGTTGGGTGAAATATTGCAATTTGCAAGCATTGGTTTCTTCTCATCATTTGAATTCATTGGCTGAAATGATGCATGTGAACTTAAAAATTGGTGCAGAATCATGCAGTCAGCAAGCTCTAGGCCacacaattttataaaaaatatcaagtCCAATCTTGATTTTATGATAGGAAAAGAGATAGAGATATATCattattgtttttgaattaGCTTTCATTCTTATTTAGGACCTATCTCCTTGAAGACAAACATTCTCAAGAAAATCGTTAACACGTTGTAGAATGAGGATGGAAGACCTTTAGTTTGCTGCTAAACATTCTCAAGCATTTTTCATCTTCGATTAGTAAAACTACTCCACCCCCTCCGGTCAGTGTtataaacaaaatcatcatgagcttaactcagttggtaaaaacaatacaaaataatatgtaaggttcggggttcaaaccccggccaccacaaaaaaataaacataaattcacttttaaggttcatttaataaatgatgtatgtggtataTATATGGaccatatatattatttattgaatgaatctaaaaaataattagttgcttataatagtgaccaaatgatgtatttgcTACTGCGATGATAAGATTTTTCTGTTCTGGCCCCATTTTTTTGTTTGGGTCTAGGTTATGTCATTAATTTTGTATGGTGGTAGTCTAGAAtgcttttacattttttttaaggaattttattaactattattttaaagaaaaacaattggATAAAACTATGTCAGCTGACCAATTTTGgattctaaaatttaaaaaataaagtttatgaAGGGTTTTCTTAACGGATTTACAACTTTTAGAATGTTTATAATTTAAAGGAAAATTCTACGGTGAAGTtatgagaatgacttttctaatgaagttaacactatagcATCAAAAGTGTTGTGAGTAATACTTCATTGTTTGTACAGTGGCATCAAAAGTTTAATCCCCATAGTATCAtaaattcatcagattaacaagaatacACTTCATCTAAtttttatcctaccttgttttaagtgtaacatcctacaaagtgtaacacttaagactatcataTGATATTAGCAACTCTGTTTCcatgttaaagatgccaatGATAAAATAGTACCGGTAAATCCAAGATGTTGCAaacattactagatgaattactattgatcattaatcagtaatcaacaatttaaaaatgaataaaacattaaaattaaaattaacttttttaaaaaagtcaatttcATGACTGCCGCGTAGAAGCTccttaatttaaaatgttgtAGGATGTATtggatagaaaataaaactctcaagatGGAAACAACTCAAGATTAAAATCCCAGCTCAGCCCATGCACACATGACCAAACATAATTGTTGCTTAAAATGTGGTATAGTCATGTTTGACCAAGAAATAAAGGATAAATTTTCATATACACATATTGAAGTTTAATCGGGTATCGGTCGGTATCCCGTacgtaaaatttatttaaaaattaattttactttaaCATAATTAGCACAAAAGTATGATATGTAAGTGAATAATTGATACATATTCTACCAAACTTCATGATGAGTAACCATAATAATATGTCTTAGGATAAATTTTTATGAGTTAACataatttttatctttagtatATTAAATGTTAAATAGTGTTGCAAACTCTAATTCCACCCTTTTTTACCGGCCTAGttaatgtttataaaaaaaaaatgtgtaaggAAACAAACCGAATAACACATGACAATATTTCACAACTTTTATCACCGCCACTcatgtttttgttgaaataatatTGCTTCTAAAATATACAATActaaagtctttttttttttaaggcattGACGCCCTAGCAGTTCCTTTTCTGTTAgcaattcatttttattattttttttttgacggaattcatttttattattaacatgttccttttttttataacaaatctttcaaattatttatttttttcttttagttatCACATAAAagttccttttcatttttttctttcggtTATCACACAGAAGTTCTTTTTCATTATTCTGTTTTCTTTCGGTTATCATATACCAgttccttttccttttttatagATTTAGCGGACCTTGCGCTTAGGACCAATTTCTTGGTGCAAGCTTTtgtatatttgtttcttttgacaTCGGTGTTCTTTATGATTTGTCATTTTTATTGTGTTGATTTCCATCTTTCATTACTTTCATTgaatttaatttacatttttgttgatgaaaattgAATGTTGTTGATATGCTTTTTTGAGATTATACATGTCaatcactcttgatcaacatttaatttgattatttcaaTGAGTTTGAATGTAACTCTACATAATATAACCAATTTGATACTTACATATTAAACTCTACAAAACTCTTGCATCACACTGGTTAGAGTCTAGTTTTATAGGGTAATTAAAACTTTtcaatgtatgttttttttttaatagttgatttgatttcaatggtaaaattaat is from Medicago truncatula cultivar Jemalong A17 chromosome 1, MtrunA17r5.0-ANR, whole genome shotgun sequence and encodes:
- the LOC11420018 gene encoding uncharacterized protein, encoding MSQGMKWHRNMEDERIRMGTNHKKKNKNRNKSDGGGGGGNIVGLALAVVGFIAVVSLSLINKNRKKGSESNPKPKPQKASLDKKCKSHEDHEIETKQGLDALVQPSCSITTTKGDSAPCNVTTDTKSINHTLIQEEKIGIVPNINTITEVVSTISFQEEIVLSDDSNSESAASSHDSRIDEECLASLGAEKVEDNVVSDIVEEKYCSSETILNGAEIGIRNEEHVEAETETEVTNDGVNVKPEITSDEKGKSSMEVNDQHQPISVSDSFQLTTLLMLLPGLILLLVLLLLMYLTQKVSFLQ
- the LOC11414455 gene encoding protein SEED AND ROOT HAIR PROTECTIVE PROTEIN, with the translated sequence MAFTNIRFLTFMLLITSMLVPCSFANANGTKKQDVTQKPNLNDILFSNNIGVQGLVYCKSGSKLIPLEGAVTRIECEAADEYGFETKPFSFLNDATNAKGYFLATLFQQELVAEKRVLKECRVFLEASPLNNCNYPTDFNKGISGAELHSYHFLHDNKMNLYTVGPFVFTSTPKSISNGY
- the LOC11422040 gene encoding exopolygalacturonase clone GBGE184; the protein is MATTTNFFILGILFISVIGASGRSLLDNGSAGGIYDVTKFGAVADGKTDNVEKIRAAWQAACKTSTVPATVLIPAGTFVTGQTLFAGPCTSPKPITVEIVGKAQATTDLSEYYSPEWFQFENIDGLVLKGSGVFDGQGSISWPLNDCKQNKGNCASLPSSLKFDKIKNAIVQDVTSLNSMQFHFHLHGCSNISFTNLHITAPGNSPNTDGMHISSSDFITVTNSVIATGDDCISVGHSTSNITISGITCGPGHGISVGSLGKRPEEKTVNGVSVKNCTFIGSTNGARIKTWIGTAPAEAKNIVYEDLIMKDVQNPIVIDQSYGKKERVPSTSVWKISDAHFRRIKGTTVSNIPVSLQCSSKNPCENIEVADVELTYVGPQKSIPFANSCINAKAIFGGKLNPAACVS